In the bacterium genome, one interval contains:
- a CDS encoding outer membrane beta-barrel protein: MRKPLIATTVCLVAGVLFTTASEAQYRPAKRYNEPSFRIQLGEFEPDGNSSYWDDSAFDFDRDASDFEDATLGLSYIRPLGPKLALQISGFFYEAAEDLAYRRFEDQAGNDILHTTEVELAAVTAGLIYKFTGPDAALVPYVGAGGGLYAWSLTEFGDFIDFDDPDLEIFDAFFEDEDEELGVYFTAGLEVPLADTWALFAEARWDSAEADLAGDFQGLGEMDLSGRSYSAGISWSF, from the coding sequence ATGAGAAAACCACTGATCGCCACAACGGTTTGCCTGGTTGCAGGCGTGCTTTTCACCACCGCCTCGGAGGCGCAGTACCGTCCCGCCAAACGCTACAACGAACCCTCGTTCAGGATTCAACTGGGCGAGTTCGAGCCCGACGGCAACTCCAGCTATTGGGACGATTCCGCTTTCGATTTCGATCGCGACGCCAGCGATTTCGAAGACGCCACCCTGGGTCTCTCGTACATCCGTCCGCTGGGCCCGAAGCTGGCCCTGCAGATCTCCGGCTTCTTCTACGAGGCCGCCGAAGATCTCGCCTACCGGAGGTTCGAGGATCAGGCCGGTAACGACATCCTGCACACCACCGAGGTCGAGCTTGCCGCCGTCACGGCCGGTCTGATCTACAAGTTCACTGGGCCGGACGCGGCGCTGGTTCCCTATGTCGGAGCCGGTGGCGGCCTCTATGCCTGGAGTTTGACCGAGTTCGGCGACTTCATCGACTTCGACGACCCAGACCTCGAAATCTTCGACGCCTTCTTCGAAGACGAAGATGAGGAGCTGGGCGTTTACTTCACCGCCGGCCTCGAGGTGCCGCTGGCCGACACCTGGGCGCTCTTCGCGGAAGCCCGCTGGGACAGCGCCGAAGCCGACCTGGCCGGCGACTTCCAGGGCCTGGGCGAGATGGACCTCTCCGGGAGGAGTTACTCCGCCGGTATCAGCTGGAGCTTCTAA
- the purD gene encoding phosphoribosylamine--glycine ligase, which yields MRVLVVGGGGREHAICWKLRQSSELKELFCAPGNPGIAEIADRVPIAVDEIGKLADFASDLKIDLTVVGPELPLTLGIVDEFERQGLAIFGPRQGAAELEGSKVFAKEFMERHSIPTAEFEVAHTAAEARKAIKSLGLPIVLKAEGLAAGKGVLIAENRKQTAIALDTFFEERRFGSSGDRIVVERCLEGEEVSLIAVCDGKRVLPLATSKDYKRIGDGDQGPNTGGMGAHSPSGVLSAQEAAEVIEKVLRPVVDGMAEESRIFRGFLYVGLMLTAEGPKVLEFNVRLGDPEAQPLLMRMTDDLLPVLSQGAAGRFEMTRLEFRREAAACVVLAAPGYPDAPIFGDQIFGLAEAAARPGTVIFHAGTKLEGENLVTAGGRVLNICASGASLREALRAAYQAAGEIRWNGLTYRSDIGRRVLV from the coding sequence ATGCGAGTACTGGTAGTCGGTGGAGGTGGAAGAGAGCACGCGATCTGCTGGAAGCTGCGCCAAAGCAGTGAGCTTAAGGAGTTGTTCTGCGCTCCGGGCAACCCCGGCATCGCCGAAATCGCCGACCGTGTGCCGATTGCCGTCGATGAGATCGGCAAGCTCGCCGATTTCGCTTCCGATCTCAAGATCGACCTAACCGTAGTCGGTCCGGAGCTGCCGCTGACGCTGGGTATCGTGGACGAGTTCGAGCGTCAGGGGCTGGCGATCTTCGGTCCGCGCCAGGGCGCCGCCGAGCTCGAAGGGAGCAAGGTCTTCGCGAAGGAGTTCATGGAGCGCCATTCGATTCCGACGGCCGAGTTCGAAGTTGCCCATACGGCGGCCGAGGCCCGCAAAGCGATCAAGAGCCTGGGTCTGCCAATCGTGCTCAAGGCGGAGGGTCTGGCGGCGGGCAAGGGAGTGTTGATCGCCGAGAACCGAAAACAGACCGCGATCGCCCTCGACACGTTCTTCGAAGAGAGACGATTCGGGTCGAGCGGTGATCGGATTGTCGTCGAGCGCTGCCTGGAGGGCGAGGAGGTTTCGCTGATCGCCGTGTGCGACGGCAAGCGCGTGCTGCCGCTGGCCACCAGCAAGGACTACAAGCGGATCGGGGACGGCGATCAGGGTCCCAATACTGGTGGTATGGGAGCCCACAGCCCGTCCGGGGTCTTGTCGGCGCAAGAAGCGGCCGAGGTCATCGAAAAGGTTCTGCGGCCGGTGGTCGATGGTATGGCCGAAGAGAGCCGGATTTTCCGAGGGTTCCTGTACGTCGGACTCATGCTCACCGCCGAGGGGCCCAAGGTCTTGGAGTTCAACGTGCGTCTGGGCGATCCCGAGGCCCAGCCTTTGCTCATGCGCATGACCGACGATCTGCTGCCGGTACTCAGCCAAGGGGCGGCCGGTCGATTCGAGATGACCAGGCTCGAGTTTCGGCGCGAGGCCGCCGCTTGTGTCGTTTTGGCCGCGCCAGGCTACCCGGACGCCCCGATTTTCGGCGATCAGATCTTCGGCCTGGCTGAAGCAGCGGCAAGGCCCGGAACCGTGATCTTCCACGCTGGCACCAAGCTTGAAGGCGAGAATCTCGTGACCGCAGGGGGCCGAGTTCTGAATATTTGCGCCTCCGGCGCGTCTCTCCGAGAGGCTCTCCGGGCCGCCTACCAGGCAGCCGGTGAGATTCGTTGGAATGGACTGACTTATCGCAGCGATATCGGCCGGCGAGTTCTC